The following are from one region of the Simiduia agarivorans SA1 = DSM 21679 genome:
- a CDS encoding ATP-binding protein has product MIRLFWKIFIGFWLATIVILAGTAWVMHELEPSNFPRPPRAPLFSKDPEAMRLLHFATRDAVNATEREFTERIRTLPHWARRNVFVLDSQGFEIFDRELPSPVADLMRKLDLDRPFKKLERKNRTYYGRLIQLEDGQYVRMVVAAHDGQRNMLLQMFLLNLWPVLLMAVLVSGSVCYLMARYLTRPVEALKQATRRVAAGDFDYRVSPQMPRGKDEMSSLAIDFDLMTEQLQSARAAQDRLIKDVSHELRSPLMRLQFALGLAQQHAGEAANDHINKARQAADYLNNIISDILSLPVNPTDEWPRDDVVDLVPLLSGLMEEFMPQASAKTIQLTFDHGSFKEALVDTRSNTLVGVFDNILTNAIRHTPKGGRIHIDLQEQKNQWQITLEDSGPGVADSELDKLFTPFFRTDEARDRMSGGVGLGLSIARRTVELHDGAISAHRAKLGGLALRICLPRSRVPD; this is encoded by the coding sequence ATGATCCGCTTATTCTGGAAAATTTTTATTGGTTTCTGGCTTGCCACCATTGTGATTCTGGCCGGCACCGCGTGGGTGATGCACGAACTCGAACCCAGCAACTTCCCCCGGCCTCCACGCGCCCCCCTGTTCAGCAAAGACCCCGAGGCCATGCGGCTACTCCACTTTGCAACCCGCGACGCAGTCAACGCCACCGAAAGGGAATTCACCGAGCGCATCCGCACCCTGCCGCACTGGGCCAGACGCAATGTGTTTGTACTGGATTCCCAGGGCTTTGAAATATTTGACCGCGAATTGCCTAGCCCGGTGGCAGACCTGATGCGGAAATTGGACCTGGACCGGCCTTTCAAAAAGCTCGAGCGCAAAAACCGCACCTATTACGGCCGCCTGATACAACTTGAGGACGGCCAGTACGTGCGCATGGTGGTCGCGGCACATGACGGCCAGCGCAACATGCTTCTGCAAATGTTTTTGCTGAATCTTTGGCCGGTTTTACTGATGGCGGTGCTGGTGAGCGGCTCGGTGTGCTATCTGATGGCCCGCTACCTCACGCGTCCGGTCGAAGCACTGAAGCAAGCCACACGACGCGTCGCCGCCGGGGATTTCGATTATCGCGTGTCGCCGCAAATGCCGCGGGGTAAGGATGAAATGAGCAGTCTGGCTATCGATTTTGACCTGATGACGGAGCAACTGCAATCGGCACGCGCCGCCCAAGACAGATTGATCAAGGATGTCTCCCATGAATTGCGCTCGCCGCTGATGCGCCTTCAATTCGCGCTGGGCCTTGCCCAGCAACACGCAGGAGAGGCAGCTAACGACCATATCAACAAGGCTCGTCAGGCCGCGGATTACCTGAACAACATCATTTCCGATATTTTGTCGCTACCGGTGAATCCAACCGACGAATGGCCGCGCGACGATGTGGTGGACCTGGTGCCGCTGCTGTCGGGACTGATGGAAGAGTTTATGCCGCAAGCATCCGCCAAAACGATTCAACTGACCTTTGATCATGGCAGCTTTAAAGAAGCGCTGGTGGATACCCGCAGCAATACGCTGGTGGGCGTTTTCGATAACATCCTCACCAATGCAATTCGCCACACACCCAAGGGTGGGCGCATCCACATAGACCTGCAAGAACAAAAAAACCAATGGCAGATCACGCTGGAAGATTCGGGGCCAGGCGTGGCGGATTCGGAACTCGATAAACTGTTCACCCCCTTCTTCCGCACAGATGAGGCGCGCGACCGGATGAGTGGCGGGGTCGGTCTTGGCCTGAGCATTGCGAGGCGTACGGTTGAGCTGCATGACGGCGCGATCAGCGCGCACCGGGCCAAACTGGGCGGGCTCGCCCTGCGTATTTGCCTGCCCAGATCCCGGGTGCCGGATTGA
- a CDS encoding response regulator transcription factor — protein MNRILLVDDDLELAELLRDYLGAEGFAVHHCPNGVAAVDYLARHVTDLLVLDVMMPEMDGMTLLKTLRNQQANQTPILMLTAKGDPVDRILGLELGADDYLAKPCNPRELLARIKAILRRTQSVPASGGKLEVSGIQINKGNRTALFRQTPLELTGAEFTVLELLMAKAGEVISKDELTEQALGRKLTAYDRSIDVHVSNIRKKLQATGADKDLIINIRGAGYMLKVDA, from the coding sequence ATGAACCGTATTTTGCTGGTGGATGACGACCTGGAGCTGGCGGAGTTATTGAGGGACTACCTGGGCGCCGAAGGCTTCGCCGTGCACCACTGCCCCAATGGCGTTGCCGCTGTCGACTATCTGGCCCGCCACGTCACCGACCTGCTGGTGCTGGATGTGATGATGCCCGAAATGGACGGCATGACCCTGCTGAAAACCCTGCGCAATCAACAAGCCAACCAGACCCCTATCCTCATGTTGACTGCCAAGGGGGATCCGGTGGATCGCATCCTCGGGCTGGAATTGGGTGCAGATGACTATCTGGCTAAACCGTGTAATCCGCGCGAATTGCTGGCCCGGATCAAGGCGATTCTGCGTCGGACCCAGAGTGTCCCTGCCAGTGGCGGCAAGCTGGAGGTCAGCGGTATCCAGATAAACAAAGGCAACCGTACCGCACTGTTCCGCCAGACACCATTGGAGCTTACGGGCGCCGAGTTCACGGTACTTGAGCTGTTGATGGCCAAAGCCGGTGAAGTGATTTCCAAGGATGAACTCACTGAACAAGCTTTGGGCCGCAAGCTCACAGCCTACGACCGCTCCATCGATGTGCATGTGAGCAACATCCGCAAAAAGCTTCAGGCCACGGGCGCAGACAAAGATCTGATCATCAATATTCGTGGTGCCGGCTATATGCTCAAGGTTGATGCATGA
- a CDS encoding Spy/CpxP family protein refolding chaperone, with product MNVQGNVKRWVVAATLVALGGMASVAVAKGDPFGMHGPALGEKMIKKLELTEAQQEQARAMRDKYRADHKAAREQMKAQMKQFKVLERAGASVAELKAQADVMAALMSEKMVERAVQMREFRAILTAEQLVKMDELIEQRHQKHEAKMKQRHEKMAEREKSAE from the coding sequence ATGAACGTACAAGGCAATGTAAAACGTTGGGTGGTAGCGGCGACTTTGGTTGCGCTGGGTGGGATGGCATCGGTGGCGGTGGCCAAAGGTGACCCCTTTGGCATGCACGGGCCGGCCTTGGGTGAAAAAATGATAAAAAAGCTTGAGCTGACCGAGGCTCAGCAGGAGCAGGCGCGCGCAATGCGCGACAAGTACCGCGCTGATCACAAGGCGGCGCGCGAGCAGATGAAGGCGCAGATGAAGCAATTCAAAGTGTTGGAGCGGGCCGGTGCAAGCGTTGCGGAGCTTAAGGCCCAGGCCGATGTGATGGCTGCGTTGATGAGTGAAAAGATGGTTGAACGTGCAGTACAAATGCGTGAGTTCAGGGCGATTCTCACCGCCGAGCAGCTAGTCAAAATGGATGAACTGATCGAGCAACGCCACCAAAAGCATGAAGCAAAAATGAAACAGCGGCATGAAAAAATGGCGGAGCGGGAAAAATCCGCCGAGTAA